The genomic segment GCGGGCGCCGCGGCTTGAGCAGTGGCGGTCTGAACGGCAGAAGTCAGGGCAAGGCCCGAGGCCATGAGGACAGGGATTAAGGTCGAACGCTTCATTGGTACCTGGAAACTCCTTCGCGGTCCCTGTTTTTAGACTGGCTGCGCGAAAGGCGCGAGAGCAAGCCTCTGCCCGTCTCCGCAGATTTTCTTCTGTCTGGGGGCACTCCACGCCGGACGGAGCGGAGCAGAAGAAGACACGAAAGGAGAGGACCAGGAACTAGTGAGGATTATAGCGCAGGGGACAGGGAACAGGGACAGAGGGCAGGGGTTAGGGTTCAGGGGTTAGAAGGCTAGGGACGGAGTGCCGGAGTTACAAAGTTACAGAGTGACAATCGGGAACAGATAGGAAGAGGGCCGCTCGATGATGAGCGGCCCTTCTCCTATTCCCTACTGCCAATTCCCTGCTCCCTGGTTCTTACTTGCTGGGGGCCTTGGGTGTGGTGGGACGGACGCCTGCGGGGGCGGGGGCTTCCACGGGGGGAGCCGGCACGCCGGACTTCGCGTTGTAAGCATCCACGATGGCCTTGGTGATGTCGCTAGAAGGCGCCGCGTAGAGCACCAGCGGCTGCTGCTGCTGGTTTTCGCTGGCATCGATCACGACGGTAAAGCCCTGCTCCTTGGCGTAGGAGTTCAGGACGTCATCGACCTTCTGGGCGACCTTACCGAAGGTATCCTGCATGGCCTGCTGGTAGTCGTTCTGGGCGTCCTCGGCGATGCGCTGAGCCTGCTTCTTCTTGTCGTCGATGGCCTTTGCCTTGTTGGCGCGATCGGCATCGCTGAGGGTGGCGCCCTGCGCCTGGAGCTGCTTGGTCAACGAGTCGACTTCGTCGCCCAGCGACTTGAGCTGGGTGCGCTGGGGTTGGAACTTCTTCTGCAGGTCGCCGAAGTCGCGCTGGAATTCGTTGGTCGCCGTCACGGCTTGCTGGAAGGCAATCACGGCAACCTTGGGCGCGCCGGCAGAGGCTGCGGCGGGGGTTTGGGCTGCGGCGCTCAGGGCAAAGCCCGAGGCGACGACGGCTGCAAGGACAGATACACGCTTCATGCGAATGGAAAACTCCTTCTCAGGTTCCCGCTACTGGCACGCGCTCAAATGCGGAGCCGCTTTCTGCCTGAGGTTGAATCTCTCTATTCAGGCGTTGCACCGGAAGGGCACAGGCAGGAAAAGACTCGACTCACAGTAGGCCGGAACTAATTCGGATTATAAGACAGGGAGTGGGGATGAGGGAACAGGGGGTGCCAGGGACAGTGGCGGAGTGGCAAAGGGACAGAGGGACAGAGGGACAGAGGGACAGAGGAAAGGGCCGCTCTTGCGAGCGGCCCTTGTTTCTATTCACTTCTGCCTGATCCCTACTGCCTGCTTTCTACTCCCTGCCTTTAGAAGGTGGTGGAGACGGTCAGGCGGAAGGTCTTTCTGGGTTCGCGGAAGAGGTTCTGGGCGCCGTAGCCCTGCTGGGCCTGCTGCCAGGTGAAGTCGCCTGCGCCGCCCGGGGGGAACAGGTCACGGGTGATCAGCTGAGCCGAGCAGCTCTGGTTCTTGGAGCTGTTTGACAGATCGGCGTTGCAGTAGGGCCGCTCATAGAGGCGCAGCGGGTTGTATGCGAAGTACAGCCGGAACGGTGCGTTGATGATCGGCATGAGCACCGAGATTTCACCGCCCACCGACATACGGGGAACGAAGTTGGTGCCGGCGACCGGGTGAACGTTCCTCTGGAATCCAACCAAGGAGCCGGGGATGCCGCCCTGGCAGGAGCCGTTGTTGTAGACGGGGCAGCCGTAGAGCGGAGCGGTCAGTGAAGCGAAGCCCTCAGGGCTTTGCTTGAGCTGGCCCTTGTTGAGCGCCGCGGTGATTCCGAAGTCATCGAAGAACGCGAACGTCACCGGCCCCGCGATGGGGATGCGGTACTCCATATTGGTGACGAAGTTGGTGTCGCCGCCGATGGAGGCGATGCCATACACCGGAATGGGAACCAGGATGCACTGGTTGAGCTGCGGATTGTTTGGATCGCGCGGCACGCAGGTGCCATCAGGATTGGTCAACTGCACCGTAGCGCGGTTGGGAACGTAACCGTAGGGCGTCGCTCCGCGGATATCGAATCCGCGCAGGTCGGCTTCACCGCCGGAGTAGAAGCGGTTGTTGGGCGGAGCCACGTCGCCGCCGAAGCCCTGGATGTAGCCGAGCTGGGCGCGGATGCCGAAGACATTGCGGCCGTCCGCCCTCGGCGTGAGGTAGTGCATCGAGGTGAAGCTCTTGTAGGCGACGAGCGGCGAGAAGTAACGCAGGTTGCCGCCGATGCCCGAGAACTGGAAGACACCCGTGATTTCCCTGCCGGAGCGCGGACGCACCGGATTGTTCACGGTGTTGTACATGTAGCTGAACGAGGCCGAGCTGTTGACGATATTAGTCAGCGCGTTGGATCCAACAATGCCGGACCGGAAGCTAATGGTCTGGAAGAAGGTTTGCGACGCGGTGCTGAAGGCCGTGATATCGGACTTGGTCAGCGAATAGGTAAGGCCGAGGCGCTGGAACGAGTGCTTCTTCAGCGGGTAGTTGATGCTGAAGTTCAGGCCCGTCGAGGACTGATTGTAGTTCTGCACCAGCGATTGCTGCGCGGAGCTCAGGTTCGCCGCCTGGCCGGTGGTGGCCTCGTAGTTCTTGGCGGCGTTGTAGTCCTGCTTCTGGGAGAAGATCTGGAAGCCGAGGTTCAGCGGGCGGTTGTGAACGTAGGGCTGCGAGAAGCCGAAGAGGAACTGGCGGCTCACGTTGCCGAGGTTGCCCTGCACGCTGAGCGTTTCGCCGAGTCCGAGGAAGTTATTGGTCTGGTAGTTGACACCGAGGAACGCGCCGGAGAGGCCGCTGACGCCGCCGTTCAGGCCGATGGAGTTCTTGCCCTTTTCCTTGACCTTGAGGAGCAGGTCAACGGTGCCGGCATCGGGATCCTGGTGTGCTTCGGAATCCTGCTCGACCTTGAGCGGTTCGAAGTACTCGAGCTGATTGAGGCGGAGGAGGCTGTACTCCCATGCCTGGGAGTTGTAGACCTGTCCTTCTTCGAGGAGCAGTTCGCGACGGATGACGCGGTCGCGCGTGATGGTGTTGCCCTGGAACTCGATGCGCGATACGTAGAACTGCTTGCCCTCGTCGATATCGACGGTGAAGGAGACGGTCTTCTTCTGCTCGTCGTAGTGAGGCGTGGGGATGGCGCCAAAGTTGATGTAGCCGAGCTGGCCGTAGGCCTTCTTCAGGTTCTCAAGGCCCTTGCCCATGGCGGTGGCGCTGAAAACGTCGCCGTCTTTAAGCGGGAACTGCGCCCGCATGGCGCGCACGTTGTTGAACGCCTTGTAGCCGGAGAAGGTGATGCTTCCCAGCTTGTAACGCGCACCCTCTTCGATGGGCATGAGGATGTCAATGCGCTTGCCCTTGTTGGGGCGGAAGGTGAGCCAGTTGAGGCCGCCCTGATCGCGAATCTGCGTCTGCGGCTCTTCAACGGCGGCATTGGCATAGCCCTTGTCGCGGTAGGCCTGGCGGACGCGCTCGGAGTCCTCTTCGAGCTTCGACGAGTCGAAGGTCTTGGGGAAGAGGTTTTCGAGGAACAGCGAGTAAGGAATGCCGATCGGCTTCAGGTTCTTCATGGAGCGGCGCAGCTGCAGCGAGCTGATGTGCTCATTGCCCGTGAAGCGGATGTTGCCAACCTTTACGGTAGGGCCTTCCTTGATGTTGAAGTTGATCTGCACCGAAGCCGGCGGGATGGTCTTCACGTCGGTCTTGATGGTGGCGAACTGGTGGCCGTGCTCGGCGAGCATCTGGCGCAGCACCGCTTCAGCCCGCTTCACCTTGGTGGGGTCGTACTGGCTCTCCACCGAGATGGCGACCTTCTCCTTCTTGAAGCGGTCGAGTGCGTCGGAGACCGAGAAGGAGTTGAGGCCCTTGTAATTGACCTCGCGGATGGTGGGCTTCTCCGTCACGTAGACGTTCAGGATGATGCCCTTCTCCGAGTCTTCGCGTTCGATGCGCAGGTTCTCGAAGTAGCCGGTGTTCCAGAGCGAGTTGAAGTCGCGCTCGACAGAGATGGGATCGTACTGGTCGCCCACGTGGGTAAACAGGCGCGCCAAGACGGTTTCCTTGGGAATGCGCCGGTTACCGATCACACGAATCTGTTCGATGGTCTGAGAGCCCTGCGCCAGAACGGCAACAGAAGAAAAAATGAAGGCAAACAGCAGCAGCGCGCACGCCGCTTTGTTGGCGATCCGGAGGGCCCGGCCTGAAAGAATGTGCCGCATCTTCACCGTGGGAAACCCCTTCGGCGAGCGCACATCATACTGGTGCGGTCGATGGTTCAAGTTCACGGGAAGAATATGCACACCCTCATTGCTCAAAAGAATCTGGTTCTGCCCTCGCGGAAAGATTGATTATATTGGACCGCGGCCACCCGGCCCAAACCCGCGTCGCCCCAGCGTGGGCCGAGGAGACTGCGTCTCCAGGCCGCACGCAGATGCGTGACCCGCGCCACGGGCCTGGGAACAGGCAAAAATGAACCCTGACCCCAGTCTAAAGGACGCACCCGGCGCAGCGGGGACGGTCAACCAAACTCCGCTTATTTGTGTCGCACGGAGCTTAGACGCAGCACATCGAAACATGACATCCTCAAAGCTGTGAGGAATTCGATGACCGCCGAGAAATCGCCCCTGTACGAGATCACCGCAGACCTGCTCGACGGCCATCCGCTGAAGCTCTCCTATTTTGCAGGGCGCGCGCTTTTGATCGTGAACACAGCGAGCCAGTGCGGTTTCACGCCGCAGTACGCGGCGCTCGAGCAGCTCTATCGCGATTTCAATCCGCGCGGATTTGAGGTGCTGGCGTTCCCTTCGAACCAGTTTGGTAACCAGGAGCCCGGCACAGCGGCTGACATCGCTACGTTCTGCGAACGCAATTACGGCGTGAGTTTCCCGGTGTTCGCCAAGATTGACGTGAATGGGGCGAATGCGCATCCGGTGTTTCGATTTCTGACTGGGGCGCGCCGCGGGTTCTTCGGCACGAAGCGCATCAAGTGGAACTTTACGAAGTTCCTGGTGGACCGCAGCGGGAATGTTGTGGGCCGCTATGCGCCGTCGACGGAACCGGCAAAGCTGCGCGATATGATCGATCTGCTCCTCAAGCAGCAGTAATTCTGTTCTTGAAAAAACAGGCTTGTAGAATGCACGCGAGGGATTAATGCGCCGCAACTTTCCGCTGTTGCTTGTCCGCATCATTGTGGGAATCGTGTTCCTCACAGAGGGCATTCTGAAATTCATGCAGCCGGAGGAGCTTGGATACGGCCGGTTTGCTCATATTGGACTGCCGTTGCCGCACATGCTTGCGCCGGCGGTCGGGATCGTGGAGATCATCTCCGGTGCGGCGGTAATGCTGAACCTCTATACAGGCGAGGCTGCAGTCCTGCTGCTCGGCGTGATAATCACGGCGCTGATCACGACCAAGATTCCCATTCTGCTGGGGCATTCTGTGGGGCGGTTCGGTGTGCCGAGGAGTGTGGCGCACACCGGGGTGCTGGCGTTTGTGCATGAGGCGCGCACGGATCTGGCGATGCTTTTCTCGCTGGTTGCGATCCTGATGGACTCTGGCATGCACGTGGTGCGGCCGCGCGAGTGGTGGCAGCGCCGGTAGGGTGTACCGACATATACGAGTGGGCAGCGTTGCCAGCGAAAATCCGGTCAGGCGAAGCGGAGGCCGATGGCTGTGGCGAGTCTACCGTCGAGACCGAGGATGAAGTATAGCCGGATTTTCGCAGCAACCCGAAGGGACGGGGCCATTTTTACTCATTTCGTTGTCGCTCGTCGCTAACAGACACTCGGTATGCGTCACTCCTCGCTTCTAGAACTGAGAAAAAATGGCTCCCGTCGCTGCACACTCGTATATGTCGATACACCCTAGAGCATGACCGAGATCGCCCCATCCCGATTGCCGGAGCTGTCTCGGTTCTTTCTTCGACTGGGACTCACGGGCTTTGGAGGCCCAGCGGCGCATATTGCGCTGATGGAGACTGAGGCCGTGGAGCGCCGCGGCTGGATCACGCGCGAGCGATTTCTGGACCTGCTGGGCGCGTGCAATCTGCTGCCCGGACCGAGCTCGACGCAGGTAGCGATGGCGCTGGGCTACACGCGCGCAGGATGGGCGGGGCTGGCGATCGCGGGAGCGTGCTTCATTACGCCGGCTGCGACGTTCACGCTGGCGCTGGCGTGGGCTTACGTGCGCTATGGACACCTGGCGCAGGTGCAGGGGCTGCTGTATGGCGCCAAGCCGGTGATGGTGGCGATTGTGCTGCAGGCGATCTGGCGGCTTGCGCGCATGGCGCTGCGGACGCGGGCGCTGCTGCTGACTGGGGTTTTGTGCCTGGCGGCGAACCTGGGCGGTGTGACTCCGATTGCGGTGCTGCTGGCGGCAGGCGCGGTTTTCGCGGCGTGGGCTGCGCGCGGGCGCGTGAAGGTGACGAGGGGCGGGGTGTTTGCGTTTGCTCCGGTGGCAGGAGTTGCGGCGGGGCCGGGGTCGCCTGCAGTGCTTTCGATTGTGCTGGTGTTCCTGAAGCTGGGCGTGGTGGTGTTCGGCTCGGGGTATGTGCTGCTGGCATTTCTGCAGGCAGATTTAGTGGATCGCCTGCACTGGGTGACGAAGACGCAGCTTCTGGATGCGATCACGGCGGGCCAGGTTACGCCGGGGCCGCTGTTTGCGACGGCGACGTTTCTCGGATACCTGCTGCACGGGTATACGGGGGCTGTGGCCGCAACGTTGGCCATCTTTCTGCCGTCGTTTTTCATGGCGGGGCTTGTGGGAGCGATGGCGGGGCGGCTGCGGAAGTCGCCGGCGCTGGCGGGGTTTCTGGATGGAGTGAATGCGGCGGCCGTGGCGCTGATGGCCGTAGTCACTTTGGCGCTGGGGCGCGCGGCGCTGGTGGATGTGTGGACATGGGGGATCGGGCTGGTGAGCGCTGCGCTGCTGTTGCGATTCAGGCTGAATGCGACGTGGCTGATTCTGAGCGGGGCAGTGCTGGGGATTGTGCTGCAGGTGATGCGCTAGGCACATCGGATGAAAGATGGATTTCAGAACGCATCCCTTAGCGGCTAAAGCCCCAGTCAACCAAGGGAGCACCATGTGGGCTGCCTGAAGGCAGCCCCTGGTACAAAGCCTGTTCCGAACGGCTTTTCGGCAAGCTGTGAAGCCGTCCTCGTTCAAACTTCGACTTATTTAGAGATTTCCTCAGTGCTAGCCGTCGAAGCGGTAGGCGGTGATGGCTGCGCCCATTGGCTGGTCGTGAAAGATGCGCTTGCCGGGAGCTTCGCCGCCGGCGCCTGCTGCGACCATGAGCGGGATTAGGTGTTCGGCACGGGGGTGCGCGAACGAGGCGTTGGGAGCATTCTGCCAGTAGCGGAGCATCTCGTTGCGCTGCGGCGCGGAAGATTCGATTGCTTTGGTGAGCCAGGCGTCGAACTGGGCGGCTGGTTCCGTTGTCTCGGGACGCATATAGGCGCGGAGATTGTGGAAGCTCATGCCGCTGGCGATGATTAGCACGCCTTCGTCGCGGAGGGTCGCGAGCACGCGGCCGGCTGCGAGGTGCAGTTCGGGATCGAGGCCGCGGTCGAGCGAGAGCGGGACTACGGGAATCTGCGCCTGGGGAAATGCGACCTTCAGCGGCACGAAGATGCCGTGATCGTAACCTCGGGTGCGGCTGAGGCCGGCGGGCAGTCCTGCCTCGCGCAGCATTTTGGTTACGCGGGCGGCGAGTTCGGGATCGCCGGGAGCGGGCCAGGTCAACTGATACGTGTGCGGCGGAAAGCCGGAGTAGTCGAAGATGAGCTCGGGCTTTTCAACTGCGCCGGCGGTGAAGCCGGGCTCTTCCCAGTGGCCGCTGATGACCAGCATCGCTTTCGGTGGGGCGGGCAGCGTGGCCTGAATGCTCTCGAGAAAGCGTTGTGTGGGGTGCCAGGTGTCGGCTGGGCCCCAGGTCCAGTCCATGAAGAAGCAGGGGCCTCCGCCATGGGGGAGGAAGAGGGCGGGCTGGCGGACGTGCTCAGTCATGGCTGGGCTCCTTGCGGCCGGATATCTGAAAATTAGTCGTTGTCACGACTATCTCTTCGATGCCGGTTGGTGCCGGGCGGATTCAGCGGGGTTCGATGGGGGCCGCCATCGCGAAGACGTAGACCAGCAGAGCCACGCCGAGGAGCCCGGGAATCAGGCCGACAAGGTACGGGCCGTGATCTCTACCGCCTATGGAGTAGAGCATGATGCTCAACCCGATCCCGATGGCAACGTTGACCAGGCCGCCGATCTTCAGTCCTTCGCGCTGCTTGATGGCCTTGATCCGCTCTTCCTCGCGCAGCAGCTCGAGTGCGGCCTTGGCGCCGTCGCCTGAGGCCTCGGCCAGGCGCCGCATCATGTCTGCCTTGTAGAAGGCTTCGCGCTCTTTGCGGCGGCTGTCGATCCAGCTCACCAGCGGAATGAAGACCACGAATAATGCCACTGCGCCGATGGACAGAAACATCCAGAGACCGAAATCCATTGGGAGTCCTTCAAAAGCCATCGCCATGTGTTCCATCTCGCCCTCCTCCAAACGTTGGGGACTTTTCGTCCCTTGCGAACTGTACGACCGGGGGGCTGCGGATGCGGTTGCATTTTTTGAAAGGGGCTTTTGCGGGCGGGCGTGGGAATAAAATGCAACCGGAATCCCAGAGGGCTTGTCGCACCGGATGAAAGATCACCCATGAGTGCGCCCACCGAGACCGCTTCTGCCGATGTGCACGATGTGCAACGCGTGCTTGCCGGGGACGTTCGCGCGTTTGAGGGGATCGTGCGTCGGTGGCAGGGGCCGCTGGTGAATATGGCGTGGCGCTACTGCCGTGACAGGGGCCGTGCGGAGGAGCTGGCGCAGGAGGCTTTTCTGCGGGCGTGGAAGGGGCTGGCGTCGTGGCGCGGCGAAAGCAGTTTTTCGACATGGCTGTTTGCGCTGGCGGCGAACGTCTATCGCAATGACCTGAAGCGGGTGCCAACGGTGATGGTGCCGATGGAAGATGCGCCGGAGCCTGCCGGTCCGGCGGCGCAGCACGATGAGCTGGCTGAGCGCTCGCAGAATGAACTGGTGCGGCGGGCGGTGCTGGCGCTGCCCATGCGCTATCGCGAGCCGGTCATCCTTTATTACTTTCACGAGATGGATGTGGGAGCAGCGGCGCGAACGCTGTTGCTGCCAGAGGGCACGGTGAAGGCGCGGCTGGCCCGGGCGCGAGCGATTCTGAAGAAGAGATTCCCCCGGCTCGAATCGGAGGCCGGCGTGGGAACAGTGGCGCATCCAGCAGCAAAAGAGGAGGTCCTGAGATGAATCGAGACGAGAGAGAACGAAACCGGCTCGACGCGATCCTGGCCGAGGAGGGTGAGATCGTTCCCAGCTCAGGCTTCCTGGCGCGGGTGATGGAAAAGGTTGAAGACGAAGTCACTGCGCCGCCGCCGATTCCCTTCCCGTGGAAGCGCTTCCTGCCGGGTTTCGTGCTGGCGGGCGGGGTTCTGGGCTGGGGCGCGGTGGAGACTGTGCGCTACGCAAGTCAGGCAGCCGCGGGTGGATTCGTGCTGCCGAAGATCCAGATGGCTGCGGCACTGAGCGAGCCGATGCAGCAGGCAGGATGGGTGGTGGGGGCGCTGGCTGTCTCTGGCGCGTCGTGGCTGCTGTCGCGGCGGATCGCGGGTCGGTCTGGGATCTTCTAGAGTGGACTCGGCTGGGTGGTCTCCCACCCTTCGCTTCATGGAAGCAGAGGGGCGGGGGCTGAAGCCCCATGCTTATTGCGTCGCTAGTGGGCTGATTAAAATCAGCCCCTGATACGAAGCTTGCTGGTCAGCCCCTGATACGAAGCTTGCTGGGATGGGTTCGTGGTTTCCCACCCTTGGCGCAAAGACAAAGACGCGCCAAGGATGGGGCACCCGAGATTTGGGGCTGATTCATACCGGAACTATTCGATGGCGTAGACGGCGTAGACGGTGGCGGATCGGGTTACCTTTCCGGGCTCGATCGATAGAGGCTGGTCATTCTGCGCCTTTGCCATCGCCATGACGCGGGGGCGCACGGGCATAATTTCAGGCTCGCTGGTTCTGCTGACGTAGACCAGAGCTCCGAGGCGCACTCCCATGCCTTTGGCAAGCGCCTCCGCATCGGATTTGGCCCGGGTTGCGGCGTTCTCGAGAGCCTGTGCGTCGAGCGCCGCGGGATCCTTGACGGTCCATTCGATGTCGCCGCTCACCGATGCTCCGGCGGTCACGGCCGCATCCAGGATCTGGGCGACGTGCATGGGATCGGTTTTCACGGTCCATTGCTGCACCAGCTTGAACTTGTGCGATTTGGGCACCGTGTAGTCGCGGTCGAGTCGCTGGCTCTCGCTATGAATGTCGCTTTGCTGCACGCCAGCTTGCTTGACTGCGGCGATGATGGCATTGGAAAGCCGTGTGCCCTCCGCGTAGGCCGATTGGGCGTCCGACGGATCGGTCTCAAAGCCGATGTGCAGAATCGCTGTGTCCGGATCAGCCGTGACCTGCGCCTCCTTGCTCACGCTGAGGGTTCGGTTAGACGAATCGATCTTGAGTTCTATCTGTCCCGGAAACTGGGCGAACGAGGCGGTTCCGCAGATAAACGCGAGCGCCACAAACGACAGCGAATGAAAACGCATAATGCTCCTCTCCTGTGTGCCGGGGGTGCCGGACTATCAAAGAACGCCCAGACTGCGTCAGCTTGCAGAGTATTTTTCGCCGAACTGACGGAGCTTGGCGAGGGTGGCCGCAGCTTGGCCGGAGTCGATGGCCTCGTAGCCGAGGGCGACACCTTCTTTGAGATCGCCGGCCAAGCCTGCTGCTACGAGCGCCGCAGCGGCGTTGAGAACGACGATATCGCGGCGCGCGCCGGGAATTCCGGTGAGGACGTCGTAGAGCAGCGAGGCGTTGGTCTGGATATCACCGCCGATGAAGTCTTCGAGCTTGGCGCGCGGAACGCCGGCCATCTCCGGAGTAGTTCGGGCGGCGCGCATTTGCGGAGGGCCGCCGTTGGGATCTTCTTCGATGTGGGCAACCACCGACTCGCCGGTGGTGGTGAGCTCGTCGATGCCGTCGGTTCCGTGGACGACAAAAGCTCGCTTTGCGCCGAGGGCTACGAGTGTTCGGCCGACGAGGAGCACTCGGCTGGGCGCGAGGACGCCGATGACCTGAGCGCGGGCGTGAGCCGGGTTGGTGAGGGGGCCGACGAGGTTGAAGATGGTGCGGAAGCCGAGAGCACGGCGCAGGGGGTTGAGGGTCTTCATCACGGGGTGGTAGAGCGGCGCGAAGAGGAAGACGAATCCGGTTTGGCGAAGGCACTCTGCGGCGAGCTCAGGCGTGAGCTGGATAGGGACGCCGAGGGCTTCAAGGACATCAGCGGCTCCGCAGCGGGAGGTGACGGCGCGGTTGCCGTGCTTGGCGACCTTTGCACCGGCTGCGGCGGCCACGAGCGCGGCTCCGCAGGAGATGTTGAAGGTGAGCGGGCCGCCGCCACCGGTGCCGACGCAGTCGACGAGTTGGTCGCGTTCCTCATCGGTGAAGGGGATGGGTGTGGAGTGCTGGCGCATGACGTCGACGAAGCCGGCGAGTTCGGGGGCTTGTTCGCCGCGGGTAGCCATGACGGTCAGCAGGGCGGCGGTTTCTACTTCGGGCACTTCGCCAGAAAGGATCTCGGTCAGCACCTCGGCGGCCTGTTCGCGGGTCAGCGCCGCGCCGTCTTCGGCCAGCGGCTTCAATAAGTCTTTAACTCGGCTCATCTGATTCGATGATAGCGGGTCGGCTTAATTGAAGCGGACCGCCAAGCTACCCGATGCGGCTCGTCGCATCTAACCCGACCGTTGAGCTTGACCCTCGAGGAGGATATCTATGAACCTGCCGAACGCCGCGATTGAACAGATTGAGAAGCGCCTGCCTAAGGTGGTGGACGCGCGTACCCACGGAATTATTGATTATTGCCACGCCGCATTCTTCTTTGGAATGGCGTGGATGTGCCGCAAGAAGGAACCACGTGCCGCGATGGCCGCGCTGTTGACTGGCGGGTTCATCCTGGTGGAGTCGATGCTGACGGACTACCCGCTGGGCGTGAAGAAGGTGATTCCGTTTGAGACGCACGGGCGCATGGATGCGGCGTTTGCGGGCGCGTCGTTCATGGTTCCCAAGGTGTTTGGCTTTGAAGGTACGACGGCCGCGAATATTTTTGTCGGAAACGGATTTACGGAGAGTGCGGTTGTGGGCATGACTGACTGGAACAGCGAGCAGGCGCGCGCGGAAGAACACGACGGCGGGTTTGCGATCGCGTCGTAGAGCACGAGAAAGGCGCAGCGGTTCGGCTGCGCCTTCTTCAACTGCGAATTAGCCGCCATGCCGCACGGACTGTGGGCGGTCGTCGCCGCGGACGACGTTCGTATCTTTGGCGGTGTCGGAATGGTGGCTGTCCACTTCGGGTTCGTCATCGATGTTCTCGCGCTCGGTGGTGGGAAGGCGGGCATCTTGTTGCGATGTGGCTTTGTGCTTGTGCAGGTCGTCGGACATGTTGCTCTCCTGCGCGCTAAGATGCGCGGGAGCGAGAGACGCGTGGCCCGAAGGCCGAAATGGAAAGGCTCGCCTTGCGGCGAGCCTTTGTTCTTAACGCATGGTTGAGGGCTGTTTCTATGCCTTGCCAATCACGCGGGCCAGGGTCTCACCCATTTCCGCGGGGGAGACGACGACCTCAATGCCGGCTTCGCGCATGGCCTTCATCTTGCTGGCGGCCGTGCCTTCGCCGCCGGAGATGATGGCTCCGGCGTGGCCCATGCGGCGTCCGGGAGGCGCGGTCTGACCAGCGATGAATCCGACGACGGGCTTCTTGACGTTGGCTTTGACCCAGGCGGCTGCGGCTTCTTCAGCGGTGCCGCCGATCTCGCCGATCATGATGATCGCTTCGGTGCCGGGATCGTCGTTGAGCAGCTTGAGTGCATCGATGTGCGTGGTGCCGATGATGGGGTCGCCGCCGATGCCGATGGCGGTGGACTGGCCGATGCCGCGCTGGGTCAACTGATGGACGGCTTCGTAGGTGAGCGTGCCGGATTTCGAGACGATGCCGACGCTGCCTTCCTTGTGAATGCGGCCGGGCATGATGCCGATTTTGGCCTTGCCGGGCGAGATGACGCCGGGGCAGTTGGGTCCGATGAGGCGCGACGACGAGTTCTTGATCTTCGCCCAGACCTTCACCATGTCGAGCGTGGGAATGCCCTCAGTGATGCAGACGATGAGGGGAATCCCCGCGTCTTCGGCTTCGAGGATAGCGTCGGCCGCGAACGGCGGCGGCACAAAGATCATGGTGGCGTTGGCGCCGGTTTCCTTCACTGCGTCAGCCACGGTGTTGAACACCGGCCAGCCTTC from the Occallatibacter riparius genome contains:
- a CDS encoding OmpH family outer membrane protein gives rise to the protein MKRVSVLAAVVASGFALSAAAQTPAAASAGAPKVAVIAFQQAVTATNEFQRDFGDLQKKFQPQRTQLKSLGDEVDSLTKQLQAQGATLSDADRANKAKAIDDKKKQAQRIAEDAQNDYQQAMQDTFGKVAQKVDDVLNSYAKEQGFTVVIDASENQQQQPLVLYAAPSSDITKAIVDAYNAKSGVPAPPVEAPAPAGVRPTTPKAPSK
- the bamA gene encoding outer membrane protein assembly factor BamA, producing MNHRPHQYDVRSPKGFPTVKMRHILSGRALRIANKAACALLLFAFIFSSVAVLAQGSQTIEQIRVIGNRRIPKETVLARLFTHVGDQYDPISVERDFNSLWNTGYFENLRIEREDSEKGIILNVYVTEKPTIREVNYKGLNSFSVSDALDRFKKEKVAISVESQYDPTKVKRAEAVLRQMLAEHGHQFATIKTDVKTIPPASVQINFNIKEGPTVKVGNIRFTGNEHISSLQLRRSMKNLKPIGIPYSLFLENLFPKTFDSSKLEEDSERVRQAYRDKGYANAAVEEPQTQIRDQGGLNWLTFRPNKGKRIDILMPIEEGARYKLGSITFSGYKAFNNVRAMRAQFPLKDGDVFSATAMGKGLENLKKAYGQLGYINFGAIPTPHYDEQKKTVSFTVDIDEGKQFYVSRIEFQGNTITRDRVIRRELLLEEGQVYNSQAWEYSLLRLNQLEYFEPLKVEQDSEAHQDPDAGTVDLLLKVKEKGKNSIGLNGGVSGLSGAFLGVNYQTNNFLGLGETLSVQGNLGNVSRQFLFGFSQPYVHNRPLNLGFQIFSQKQDYNAAKNYEATTGQAANLSSAQQSLVQNYNQSSTGLNFSINYPLKKHSFQRLGLTYSLTKSDITAFSTASQTFFQTISFRSGIVGSNALTNIVNSSASFSYMYNTVNNPVRPRSGREITGVFQFSGIGGNLRYFSPLVAYKSFTSMHYLTPRADGRNVFGIRAQLGYIQGFGGDVAPPNNRFYSGGEADLRGFDIRGATPYGYVPNRATVQLTNPDGTCVPRDPNNPQLNQCILVPIPVYGIASIGGDTNFVTNMEYRIPIAGPVTFAFFDDFGITAALNKGQLKQSPEGFASLTAPLYGCPVYNNGSCQGGIPGSLVGFQRNVHPVAGTNFVPRMSVGGEISVLMPIINAPFRLYFAYNPLRLYERPYCNADLSNSSKNQSCSAQLITRDLFPPGGAGDFTWQQAQQGYGAQNLFREPRKTFRLTVSTTF
- a CDS encoding glutathione peroxidase; amino-acid sequence: MTAEKSPLYEITADLLDGHPLKLSYFAGRALLIVNTASQCGFTPQYAALEQLYRDFNPRGFEVLAFPSNQFGNQEPGTAADIATFCERNYGVSFPVFAKIDVNGANAHPVFRFLTGARRGFFGTKRIKWNFTKFLVDRSGNVVGRYAPSTEPAKLRDMIDLLLKQQ
- a CDS encoding DoxX family protein — translated: MRRNFPLLLVRIIVGIVFLTEGILKFMQPEELGYGRFAHIGLPLPHMLAPAVGIVEIISGAAVMLNLYTGEAAVLLLGVIITALITTKIPILLGHSVGRFGVPRSVAHTGVLAFVHEARTDLAMLFSLVAILMDSGMHVVRPREWWQRR
- the chrA gene encoding chromate efflux transporter; amino-acid sequence: MTEIAPSRLPELSRFFLRLGLTGFGGPAAHIALMETEAVERRGWITRERFLDLLGACNLLPGPSSTQVAMALGYTRAGWAGLAIAGACFITPAATFTLALAWAYVRYGHLAQVQGLLYGAKPVMVAIVLQAIWRLARMALRTRALLLTGVLCLAANLGGVTPIAVLLAAGAVFAAWAARGRVKVTRGGVFAFAPVAGVAAGPGSPAVLSIVLVFLKLGVVVFGSGYVLLAFLQADLVDRLHWVTKTQLLDAITAGQVTPGPLFATATFLGYLLHGYTGAVAATLAIFLPSFFMAGLVGAMAGRLRKSPALAGFLDGVNAAAVALMAVVTLALGRAALVDVWTWGIGLVSAALLLRFRLNATWLILSGAVLGIVLQVMR
- a CDS encoding DODA-type extradiol aromatic ring-opening family dioxygenase, with the translated sequence MTEHVRQPALFLPHGGGPCFFMDWTWGPADTWHPTQRFLESIQATLPAPPKAMLVISGHWEEPGFTAGAVEKPELIFDYSGFPPHTYQLTWPAPGDPELAARVTKMLREAGLPAGLSRTRGYDHGIFVPLKVAFPQAQIPVVPLSLDRGLDPELHLAAGRVLATLRDEGVLIIASGMSFHNLRAYMRPETTEPAAQFDAWLTKAIESSAPQRNEMLRYWQNAPNASFAHPRAEHLIPLMVAAGAGGEAPGKRIFHDQPMGAAITAYRFDG